The Amycolatopsis tolypomycina genomic interval GCTCAGGCACTCGTTCCAGGCCAGCGTGCCCGGGGCCGCGGTGACCTGCGTGCCGATGTGGTTGCCGGCCTCCCAGAGCCCGAAGACCGCACCCGCCGGATCGACCGCGACGGCCATCCGGCCCTCCTTCAGCACCTCCATCACCGGCATGACGATCTGCCCGCCCGCCTCGGTGACGGCCGTGGCCGTGCGGTCCACATCGGACACCGCGAGGTACGTCGTCCAGAACGCCGGGACGTCCTGGCCCGGTGGGGTCTGGCCGATGCCGGCGACCGGGCGTCCCCGCAGCTCCGCCATGCCGTAGAAGCCGGTCTCCTCACCGCCCCGCCGCACGTCCCAGCCGAACAGGCTGCCGTAGAAGGCGATCGCCTTCGCCTGATCGGGCACCATCAGGTCCACCCAGCCGGGCGTACCTTCGGGCCATCTTTCGTCCCGGAAAACCATGCCGACTCCCAACCCTCGTCCGCGCCGCCTTCGGTGACGACCGGCACAGTGTGGCACCGGGCACCGACAAAAACCGAAAATCAGGCCTGGACCAGCCGGGCGTAGACGACGATGTTGTCCACGTAGTTGCGCGCGCTCCGGTCGAAGACGCCGCCGC includes:
- a CDS encoding VOC family protein, whose amino-acid sequence is MVFRDERWPEGTPGWVDLMVPDQAKAIAFYGSLFGWDVRRGGEETGFYGMAELRGRPVAGIGQTPPGQDVPAFWTTYLAVSDVDRTATAVTEAGGQIVMPVMEVLKEGRMAVAVDPAGAVFGLWEAGNHIGTQVTAAPGTLAWNECLSRDFAAAKPFYEQVFGYGFQDISGDDFSYAVLLLDGRPVGGVGTVPAAAPPEVPSYWAAYFWVADADASAAKVTELGGTVDGKPFDSPYGRQVRVADDQGVPFMIIAPNEQSGEPEGWEV